The Paenibacillus sophorae genome has a segment encoding these proteins:
- a CDS encoding LTA synthase family protein — translation MYRRKIGNGGRFYLVSVLLVLKLLVLRMLFFDRIAWEWVLADAAPVLLLMGILAVVVPTRAKTAAFWIFNGALSLLLFASSVYFNHFGSVPTYLALYELNQVFQIRDSVESTIQIVDYLFFADIAVYVIYRLFRRGKTGARDTRSAYAPPRFRGVYPAVILVSIIGGGSLSAYSIHASAGITNELVQAESAGFLNYEVVAAIRERQNNELVGTGNIKDTIAKVEALESSYNYGGAPSGTPSANFFGSMQGKNVIVVQMEAFQNFPLHQSLNGQELTPNLNKLADEGFYFPHVFQQIGPGNTSDAEFMSNTSIYPIGSLAMSTGFGDRTLPSLPRVLKKKGYEAYTFHVNKVGFWNRKELYAAIGFNGYYDKPYFKNDHFNAFGASDEQLYITGVQKLAELSRQGTPFYAQFVTASSHHPFQIPDSFKKITVPGNLQGTMLGDYLTAINYTDYAIGTLIDGLKQNGLWDSTLLVFYGDHFGLQPQDVPPEQVEGALGIKYDNRISRFNIPLIIHMPGSKQGKTVERTGGQLDIMPTLANLLGISLKNEGVTPFGHDLLNIQHNVLGMRYYLPSGSFFNDDILFVPGKSFQDGEAVSLKTLQPVTDFARYERDYKYILQWMSLSDEYVKLLPKR, via the coding sequence ATGTACAGGAGAAAAATAGGGAACGGCGGCCGGTTTTATCTGGTATCCGTGCTGCTGGTGCTGAAGCTGCTGGTGCTGCGGATGCTGTTCTTCGACCGGATCGCCTGGGAATGGGTGCTGGCAGATGCCGCGCCGGTACTGCTGCTGATGGGAATCCTGGCTGTTGTGGTGCCAACGAGAGCTAAGACCGCCGCATTCTGGATTTTTAATGGCGCACTGTCGCTGCTGCTGTTCGCATCAAGTGTGTATTTCAATCATTTCGGCTCGGTGCCGACTTATCTGGCCCTTTATGAGCTGAACCAGGTGTTTCAGATCAGGGACAGCGTGGAGTCGACGATTCAGATTGTCGATTATTTGTTCTTTGCGGACATTGCCGTATATGTGATTTACCGCTTGTTCCGCAGAGGGAAGACAGGCGCAAGAGACACGCGTTCGGCTTATGCCCCGCCAAGGTTTCGGGGCGTATATCCGGCCGTTATTCTAGTCTCGATTATCGGAGGAGGATCGTTGTCCGCCTATTCGATTCATGCCTCAGCGGGAATCACGAACGAGCTGGTGCAGGCGGAAAGCGCAGGCTTCCTGAATTACGAGGTCGTGGCCGCGATTCGGGAGCGTCAGAACAATGAACTGGTCGGTACCGGCAACATCAAGGATACGATTGCCAAGGTTGAGGCGCTGGAGTCCTCCTATAATTACGGAGGAGCGCCTTCCGGCACGCCGTCCGCGAATTTTTTCGGTTCTATGCAAGGCAAGAATGTCATTGTCGTGCAGATGGAGGCATTTCAGAATTTCCCGCTGCATCAGTCGCTGAATGGGCAGGAGCTTACGCCGAATCTGAACAAGCTGGCGGACGAAGGATTCTATTTTCCCCATGTCTTCCAGCAGATCGGTCCGGGCAACACCTCGGACGCCGAATTTATGAGCAATACGTCGATCTATCCTATCGGCTCGCTGGCTATGTCCACCGGGTTCGGTGACCGGACGCTGCCGAGCCTGCCGCGCGTACTGAAGAAGAAGGGCTATGAAGCCTATACGTTCCATGTCAACAAGGTCGGCTTCTGGAACCGCAAGGAGCTGTACGCCGCGATTGGCTTTAACGGCTATTACGACAAACCGTATTTTAAGAATGATCATTTCAACGCCTTCGGCGCTTCGGATGAACAGCTGTATATTACGGGAGTGCAGAAGCTGGCCGAGTTAAGCCGGCAAGGGACGCCATTTTACGCCCAGTTCGTGACGGCATCCAGCCACCACCCTTTTCAAATTCCGGATTCGTTCAAAAAAATAACCGTACCGGGCAATCTCCAAGGCACCATGCTCGGCGATTATCTGACCGCGATTAACTACACCGATTATGCCATCGGCACGCTGATTGACGGATTGAAGCAAAACGGGCTGTGGGACAGCACATTGTTGGTGTTTTACGGCGACCATTTCGGCCTTCAGCCGCAGGATGTTCCGCCGGAGCAGGTGGAAGGCGCGCTTGGGATCAAATACGACAACCGGATCAGCCGCTTCAATATTCCGCTTATCATTCACATGCCCGGCTCGAAGCAGGGGAAGACGGTCGAACGGACGGGGGGACAGCTTGATATCATGCCTACCCTGGCCAATCTGCTGGGGATATCGCTGAAAAATGAAGGGGTTACGCCGTTCGGACACGACCTGCTGAATATACAGCATAATGTGCTGGGCATGAGATACTATCTGCCTTCGGGATCTTTTTTCAATGACGATATTTTGTTCGTTCCCGGCAAAAGCTTTCAGGACGGCGAGGCCGTCTCGCTGAAGACGCTCCAGCCCGTCACCGATTTTGCCAGGTATGAGCGGGACTACAAGTATATTTTGCAATGGATGAGCCTGTCCGACGAATATGTGAAGCTGCTGCCAAAACGTTAG
- a CDS encoding DUF1003 domain-containing protein, whose protein sequence is MAQENAKTVPPEDVTINGFGIELNDKHKGRIDNYVELYEKRIVAHLDEEYSKKTGIGGKLADRIAAFGGSWKFIIYFTSFLALWIIWNVLSFTRHFDTPPFILLNLCLSFLSAFQAPVIMMSQNRQAARDKHEAIIDFAINYKAEQEIDDVQGHLHRIENELQELKALLMNQQEKSIKSE, encoded by the coding sequence ATGGCGCAAGAAAACGCAAAAACGGTCCCGCCGGAGGACGTGACCATTAATGGTTTTGGCATTGAACTGAACGACAAACATAAAGGGCGCATTGACAACTATGTAGAACTTTATGAAAAACGCATCGTCGCCCATCTGGATGAGGAATACAGCAAGAAAACGGGCATTGGCGGAAAATTGGCCGACCGCATCGCCGCTTTCGGCGGAAGCTGGAAGTTTATCATTTATTTCACTAGTTTTCTGGCGCTGTGGATTATATGGAACGTGCTCAGCTTTACCCGGCATTTTGATACGCCGCCGTTTATTCTGCTGAATCTATGCCTTTCATTTCTGTCCGCGTTCCAGGCGCCGGTCATCATGATGAGCCAGAACCGGCAGGCCGCACGGGACAAACACGAGGCGATCATTGACTTTGCGATCAACTACAAGGCGGAGCAGGAGATCGACGACGTGCAGGGCCATCTGCACCGGATTGAAAATGAGCTTCAGGAGCTGAAGGCCCTTCTCATGAACCAGCAGGAGAAAAGTATAAAGTCCGAATAA
- the fabF gene encoding beta-ketoacyl-ACP synthase II: MERVVISGMGVVSPLGNDVEQFWSKLRNGQSGISAIDAFDTSAFKTRFGGVVRDFDADALFGRKEARRMDRFTQFAVAAAEQALADSELKLDDMDRERFGVYVGSGIGGMELLLDQHQVLLERGPDRVSPTLVPMMISNMAAAVISIRYGAMGPTFSPVTACSTGNTAIGEAFRAIRFGEVDVILAGGAEAAINELSLASFGNAHALSVRNGDITRASRPFDAERDGFVIAEGAGILVLESLTHAQRRNARIYAEVIGYGNSSDAYHMVATHPEGRGAHQAMRLALQAAKLSPTDIDVISAHATSTGVGDLSETNAIKALFGEAAYRIPVTANKSMTGHMLGASGGAEAIALVKSLEENVIPPTINLEKPDPGCDLDYVPKTARIQDLHIGMSNSFGFGGHNAVLIIQKYPE; this comes from the coding sequence GACACGTCCGCCTTTAAGACCCGGTTCGGAGGCGTTGTCCGGGATTTTGACGCTGACGCGTTGTTTGGCCGCAAAGAGGCGCGGCGTATGGACCGCTTCACCCAATTCGCGGTCGCGGCCGCCGAGCAGGCCTTGGCCGATTCGGAACTGAAGCTGGACGATATGGACAGGGAACGGTTCGGTGTATATGTGGGCTCGGGAATCGGAGGCATGGAGTTATTGCTTGACCAGCATCAAGTATTGCTCGAACGTGGACCGGATCGGGTGAGCCCGACCTTGGTGCCGATGATGATTTCCAATATGGCCGCGGCTGTAATCAGTATCCGGTATGGCGCGATGGGCCCCACATTTTCTCCGGTTACGGCTTGCTCCACGGGCAATACGGCAATCGGTGAAGCCTTTCGGGCCATCCGGTTCGGCGAGGTGGACGTTATCTTAGCCGGGGGAGCGGAAGCGGCGATCAATGAACTTTCGCTTGCCAGCTTTGGCAACGCCCATGCTTTATCTGTCCGAAATGGGGACATCACTCGGGCCAGCCGACCGTTTGACGCGGAAAGGGACGGCTTCGTGATAGCCGAAGGGGCGGGCATTCTCGTTCTTGAGTCGCTCACCCATGCGCAGCGGAGGAATGCGCGAATCTACGCGGAGGTTATTGGTTACGGAAACAGCTCAGACGCCTATCATATGGTGGCAACCCACCCTGAAGGAAGAGGAGCTCATCAGGCAATGAGGCTGGCTCTGCAAGCCGCCAAGCTCTCACCGACGGACATCGATGTCATCAGCGCGCATGCGACCAGCACGGGGGTGGGCGACCTTTCCGAAACGAACGCGATTAAAGCCCTGTTCGGAGAAGCGGCTTACCGCATTCCGGTTACGGCCAACAAATCGATGACAGGACATATGCTCGGCGCTTCCGGAGGAGCCGAAGCCATCGCTCTGGTCAAAAGCCTGGAGGAAAACGTAATCCCGCCCACTATAAATTTGGAAAAGCCCGATCCGGGATGTGATTTGGACTACGTTCCAAAGACGGCCCGAATCCAGGATCTGCACATCGGAATGAGCAATTCATTCGGCTTTGGCGGGCATAATGCTGTGTTGATTATTCAGAAGTACCCGGAATGA
- a CDS encoding glycerate kinase, translating to MSEKTFVLAPDSFKESMTAKEVCIAMEKGLRKVYPAANYIHVPMADGGEGTVQSLVDASGGQIHYIEVTGPLGQPVTAKYGILGDGTTAAIEMASASGIHLVTEETKNPLITTTYGTGELIRECLDQGIRKMIIGIGGSATNDGGTGMAEALGAKFLDEKGNLLPRGGGYLDRLASIDISSLDERLRETRLIVACDVTNPLCGEHGASHVFGPQKGATPEMVRRLDANLAHYAEVVKQQLYKDVRDIPGAGAAGGLGAGLLIFTQAVLRKGIEIVVEYTRLKQKLADADIVFTGEGGIDFQTKFGKTPYGVARAAKESGKKVIAIAGYVGEGIDTLYAEGIDAVFGIVPGASGLEKLLAEGPQNVERTCENIARVLKLSEQA from the coding sequence ATGAGCGAGAAGACATTTGTGCTGGCGCCAGATTCCTTTAAAGAGAGTATGACGGCAAAAGAAGTATGTATTGCGATGGAAAAAGGGCTGCGGAAGGTCTACCCGGCGGCTAATTATATTCATGTCCCGATGGCGGACGGCGGTGAAGGAACGGTGCAGTCGCTTGTCGATGCCTCGGGCGGACAAATCCATTATATAGAGGTTACGGGACCGCTCGGACAGCCGGTTACCGCCAAATATGGCATTCTAGGCGACGGGACAACCGCGGCAATCGAAATGGCGTCCGCAAGTGGAATTCATCTGGTGACCGAGGAAACCAAAAATCCTTTGATTACGACAACCTATGGAACGGGCGAGCTGATCCGCGAATGTCTGGATCAAGGAATCCGGAAAATGATCATCGGCATCGGGGGAAGCGCGACGAACGACGGCGGCACAGGCATGGCCGAAGCGCTTGGAGCCAAATTTCTGGACGAGAAAGGGAATCTTCTTCCCCGAGGGGGAGGCTATCTGGACAGGCTGGCCAGCATTGATATTTCTTCGCTTGATGAACGGCTTCGCGAGACCCGGCTAATTGTAGCCTGTGATGTTACGAATCCGCTGTGCGGGGAACATGGCGCCTCTCATGTGTTCGGTCCGCAAAAAGGAGCCACGCCCGAGATGGTACGCAGGCTGGATGCCAACCTTGCCCATTATGCGGAGGTCGTGAAACAGCAGCTCTATAAAGATGTGCGGGACATTCCGGGAGCCGGAGCGGCCGGCGGTTTGGGAGCGGGCCTGTTGATCTTTACGCAGGCGGTGCTCCGCAAAGGCATCGAGATCGTCGTTGAATATACCCGCTTAAAACAAAAGCTGGCTGATGCGGATATTGTGTTTACCGGGGAAGGCGGCATCGATTTTCAGACCAAATTCGGCAAGACCCCTTATGGGGTAGCCCGCGCCGCCAAGGAAAGCGGCAAAAAGGTGATTGCCATCGCCGGATATGTCGGAGAAGGAATCGATACCCTGTATGCGGAAGGCATCGATGCGGTATTCGGAATTGTCCCGGGCGCGTCCGGCCTGGAGAAACTGCTGGCGGAGGGTCCGCAAAATGTGGAACGAACCTGCGAGAATATCGCCAGAGTGCTTAAATTAAGTGAACAGGCATAA
- a CDS encoding RNA polymerase sigma factor codes for MNTLNFDELKDADSMDEDTLRAVMERFGGDVWNYIYYLTSNCEQADGLAQEVFVKCYYRIETYRGGSSFQTWLFSIARNAVFSYRKSRFFRKSLWGDIAALPDGMEKIGVNAGGGAVVAASAEMQYFSSMHVNEIWDVIMKLPAGFREALVLDLKYGMSAKDIAELTGWSQGTVKSRLHRARRKVQTKLKEME; via the coding sequence GTGAACACATTGAATTTCGATGAACTGAAAGACGCAGACAGTATGGACGAAGATACGCTGCGGGCTGTGATGGAGCGTTTCGGCGGCGACGTCTGGAATTACATCTATTATCTAACGTCAAACTGCGAGCAGGCGGATGGGCTGGCGCAGGAAGTGTTTGTGAAATGCTATTACCGCATCGAAACGTACCGGGGAGGGTCTTCTTTTCAAACCTGGCTGTTCTCCATTGCGCGCAACGCCGTGTTCTCCTACCGAAAATCCCGTTTTTTCAGAAAAAGCCTGTGGGGAGACATCGCCGCGCTGCCGGATGGAATGGAGAAAATTGGGGTGAATGCAGGCGGAGGGGCGGTAGTTGCGGCTTCGGCGGAAATGCAGTATTTCAGCAGCATGCATGTCAATGAAATCTGGGATGTGATTATGAAACTGCCCGCAGGCTTCCGTGAAGCGCTTGTGCTCGATTTGAAGTATGGGATGTCGGCAAAAGATATCGCGGAACTCACCGGCTGGTCGCAGGGAACCGTCAAATCGAGGCTTCATCGCGCCCGCCGCAAAGTTCAAACCAAGCTGAAGGAGATGGAATAA
- a CDS encoding NAD-dependent epimerase/dehydratase family protein → MENMKAPAANPIKVIVTGATGMVGEGVLHECLLDRDVAEVLVVGRRPCGMSHPKLKEIIHADWFDLTSIRERLAGYDACFFCLGVSSVGRSEAEYSRLTYDLTLHAAELLAGLNPGMVLCYVSGEGTDSSERGRSMWARVKGKTENRLLRLPFKSAYMYRPGYIHPTKGLRNIHRYYYALTWLYPALRILFPSHVITLRELGQAMIRSAVHGADTSILHSRDIAALAKR, encoded by the coding sequence ATGGAAAATATGAAAGCGCCAGCCGCGAACCCAATCAAGGTGATTGTCACGGGCGCAACGGGCATGGTCGGGGAAGGCGTTCTGCATGAATGCCTGCTGGATCGCGATGTGGCAGAGGTGCTTGTGGTCGGCCGCAGACCCTGCGGCATGTCCCACCCCAAGCTGAAGGAAATCATCCATGCCGATTGGTTTGATCTTACGTCCATCAGGGAGCGTCTTGCCGGATATGATGCCTGTTTCTTCTGCCTGGGCGTTTCCTCCGTCGGTCGGAGCGAGGCGGAATATTCGCGGCTGACCTACGACTTGACGCTGCATGCGGCGGAGCTGCTTGCCGGATTAAATCCGGGAATGGTGTTATGCTACGTTTCGGGGGAAGGCACGGACAGCTCCGAAAGGGGCCGGAGCATGTGGGCCCGGGTGAAGGGCAAAACCGAGAACCGGCTGCTGCGCCTGCCCTTCAAGTCGGCCTACATGTATCGCCCGGGCTATATTCATCCGACCAAAGGTTTGCGGAATATCCATCGCTACTACTACGCTTTAACTTGGCTGTACCCGGCGCTGCGTATTCTCTTCCCCAGTCATGTCATTACGCTGAGGGAACTGGGGCAGGCGATGATCAGGTCAGCCGTTCACGGCGCGGACACTTCCATCCTGCACAGCCGGGATATTGCGGCTTTGGCGAAGCGGTGA